From Alosa sapidissima isolate fAloSap1 chromosome 7, fAloSap1.pri, whole genome shotgun sequence, the proteins below share one genomic window:
- the pa2g4b gene encoding proliferation-associated protein 2G4b has product MSGDDDQQEQTIADDLVVTKYKMGADIANQAVRVVVEAAKPGVSVLSLCEKGDAFIAAETSKVFKKEKDIKKGIAFPTCVSVNNCVCHFSPLKSDPDYMLKDGDLVKIDLGVHVDGFISNVAHSFVIGASKDNIVTGRKADVMKAAHLCAEAALRLVKPGGQNTQVTEAWTKIAESFKCTAIEGMLSHQLKQHVIDGEKTIIQNPTEQQRKDHEKAEFEVHEVYAVDVLISSGEGKAKDSGQRTTVYKRDPSKQYGLKMKTSRMFFSEVERRFDAMPFTLRAFEDEGKARLGVVECAKHELLQPFSVLHEKEGEFVAQFKFTVMLMANGPLRITSGFFEPELYKSEHDVQDPELKALLQSSASRKAQKKKKKKASKTVETATGQPMEEETEAAE; this is encoded by the exons ATGTCAGGGGACGACGACCAGCAAGAACAAACCATAGCAGATGACTTGGTTGTTACCAAGTACAAAATGGGCGCTGACATTGCCAATC AGGCTGTGCGGGTGGTAGTGGAGGCAGCCAAACCTGGAGTGTCAGTGCTCAGCTTGTGTGAAAAAGGAGATGCTTTCATCGCGGCAGAAACCAGCAAGGTTTTCAAAAAGGAGAAGGACATCAAGAAAG GGATTGCTTTTCCTACCTGTGTATCTGTCAACAACTGTGTGTGCCACTTCTCTCCTCTGAAGAGTGATCCTGATTACATGCTGAAAGATGGAGACTTGGTCAAAAT TGATCTAGGTGTGCATGTGGATGGATTCATCTCAAATGTGGCTCACAGCTTTGTCATCGGTGCAAGCAAG GACAACATAGTGACTGGCCGAAAGGCCGACGTAATGAAAGCTGCCCACCTGTGTGCTGAGGCGGCCCTGCGTCTAGTCAAGCCTGGAGGCCAG AACACTCAGGTCACGGAGGCGTGGACCAAGATCGCAGAGTCATTCAAATGCACAGCCATCGAGG GTATGCTGTCTCATCAGCTGAAGCAGCATGTTATCGACGGAGAGAAGACCATCATTCAGAACCCCACAGAACAGCAGAG GAAGGACCATGAAAAAGCAGAGTTTGAAGTGCATGAGGTCTATGCTGTTGACGTGCTCATCAGCTCTGGGGAGGGCAAG GCCAAAGACTCCGGACAGAGAACCACTGTGTACAAACGGGACCCCAGTAAGCAGTACGGTCTAAAGATGAAGACTTCCAGAATGTTCTTTAGCGAGGTGGAGCGCCGTTTCGATGCCATGCCCTTTACTTTGAG GGCATTTGAAGATGAGGGGAAAGCACGATTGGGTGTGGTGGAGTGTGCCAAGCATGAGCTGCTGCAACCTTTCAGTGTCCTGCATGAGAAAGAGG GAGAGTTTGTGGCCCAGTTCAAGTTCACTGTGATGCTGATGGCGAATGGACCGCTGCGGATCACCAGTGGATTCTTCGAACCTGAGCTGTACAAGTCTGAGCATGATGTGCAGGACCCAGAGCTCAAG GCTTTGCTGCAGAGTTCTGCGAGTCGCAAGGcacagaaaaagaagaaaaagaag GCGTCAAAGACCGTGGAGACCGCCACCGGACAACCCATGGAGGAGGAGACTGAGGCGGCTGAGTAG
- the LOC121713465 gene encoding uncharacterized protein LOC121713465, producing MEARPTLSDINVSENINWYDQAPQVIQSVLRKIDDTELSRARQYIAEEVGIVLTRVNASLYSLRLANAVLEEENGKIVSSSDPNERERRNETLEDIQNFLKSSLETRTDLAIVLEHLQNINEDFLGLEEDTKFKEVRNITGAWVEMKDAEIWRSMSNIESGVLRIRQLCKHFFNIKAKKATKEKNADKKATDVWYWWRETRVDARMLLKIQELQPPSTKRMLQDAQLGIKAASDLSFMLEDMAKSFAHNKAMNMAFQFAQTGLSNLSRALKERSQEVQALQNEVDRLQSQETPAEMERLRNKLNMANEKTTQLTQENNTLKGNNAWLLKQCEELKNQAPVKVEYFVDSQDYAPTPTPPPPPPPPQPTKPVKRWRSIMDKVKTELKQAPQIIYVEKERSEKKSDEPVASPQVVEEDPKETKSPVSEEAIAFKEVEKKNKRLLSTFQDYIFDLMKNCLENNMPAQLEKMDLDAHKANDAMQLYQTLQNTLRATFEETISNLNVSFSTGMLDLPVMDEHLKKSEYFNNTATPGQMLQDVRKSLKTRDEDFENASGCMQNLLKDSLDPAEGVFQQLQSIHNKGKEQSCKMLLVWENLTDVYNDVHSKPASKVETKMQQCPQKHHLPPLPPVSEKPRDQKKIRQLSHKEVAPPEMLGRVGKSRVVKINTQQPLEMPQIQSKPFRELLKHYEQEIVSEGERIMRGEMRGSEYQLSMASQMTNLRILHQALLNKNISSELYCFAKDLIKCSLSANEMRLTCLMRKFIAFRALQQIRSNLNVRVISAREYNDGPELRDLYIFLTKIEWYNNSVMQRWRVKQMTFEDKRHTCLAKILYLFRKFELDLGVNLIKPYVPAEKSKVQQFPTLKPQLTLNVSPYHHSPQPRVTPYLTKPELGALPQPHVRELGKPKATATWSFNITMDNMQLARKHPVMLDVPPTTFPRLLEMDITRSRQRALRIAQARVMAPVLSRGDM from the exons ATGGAGGCCAGACCAACTCTGAGCGATATTAATGTATCGGAGAACATCAATTGGTATGACCAAGCTCCTCAGGTTATACAGTCTGTTCTGAGGAAAATTGACGATACCGAATTGTCAAGAGCAAGACAG TACATAGCAGAAGAGGTGGGAATTGTCCTGACCAGAGTAAATGCATCATTGTATAGCTTGCGCTTGGCAAATGCTGTACTAGAAGAGGAAAATGGAAAAATTGTGTCCTCATCTGAtccaaatgagagagagaggcgcaaTGAGACGCTTGAAGATATTCAAAATTTCCTTAAGTCCTCCCTTGAGACAAGGACGGACCTCGCCATTGTGTTGGAGCATCTACAAAACATCA ATGAGGACTTCTTAGGGCTGGAGGAGGATACAAAATTCAAGGAGGTTAGAAACATCACAGGGGCATGGGTAGAAATGAAGGATGCAGAGATCTGGAGGTCCATGTCAAACATTGAGTCTGGTGTCCTGCGTATTCGCCAGCTGTGCaaacatttttttaacattAAGGCAAAGAAAGCTACAAAAGAGAAGAATGCAG ACAAGAAGGCAACTGATGTATGGTATTGGTGGAGGGAGACCCGTGTGGATGCACGCATGTTGCTGAAAATCCAGGAGCTGCAGCCTCCCTCGACTAAGCGCATGCTGCAAGATGCCCAGCTGGGTATCAAGGCTGCCTCAGACCTCTCCTTCATGCTGGAAGACATGGCCAAGTCGTTTGCTCATAACAAAGCCATGAACATGGCTTTCCAGTTTGCACAGACAGGCTTAAGTAACCTCAGCCGTGCACTAAAAGAACGGTCACAGGAGGTTCAAGCTCTTCAGAATGAGGTGGACAGGCTGCAGTCTCAGGAGACACCTGCCGAAATGGAACGGCTACGTAATAAGCTCAACATGGCAAATGAAAAGACAACCCAACTGACACAGGAAAACAACACTCTTAAAGGAAACAATGCGTGGCTCCTCAAACAGTGTGAGGAACTGAAGAACCAAGCCCCTGTTAAAGTAGAATATTTTGTGGATTCCCAGGACTATGCACCGactccaacaccaccaccaccaccaccaccaccacaaccaaccAAGCCTGTTAAGAGGTGGAGGTCTATAATGGATAAAGTGAAGACCGAGCTAAAACAGGCACCTCAGATTATATatgtggagaaggagagaagtgaGAAGAAGAGTGATGAGCCAGTAGCTAGCCcacaggtggtggaggaggaccCCAAGGAGACTAAGTCACCTGTGTCAGAGGAGGCCATTGCCTTCAAAGAggtagaaaagaaaaacaaaaggcTGCTGAGTACCTTCCAGGACTATATTTTTGACCTCATGAAAAACTGCCTCGAGAATAATATGCCAGCTCAATTGGAGAAAATGGACCTGGATGCCCATAAGGCCAATGATGCAATGCAGCTCTACCAGACTCTCCAAAACACCCTTCGTGCTACTTTTGAAGAGACCATCTCCAACTTGAACGTCAGTTTCTCCACAGGTATGCTGGATCTGCCTGTAATGGATGAACATCTGAAGaagtctgaatattttaacAACACAGCCACACCGGGACAGATGCTACAGGACGTCCGAAAGTCATTGAAAACACGTGATGAAGATTTTGAGAATGCGTCTGGATGTATGCAGAACCTTCTAAAGGATTCGTTGGACCCGGCTGAAGGTGTGTTTCAGCAGCTGCAGAGCATCCATAACAAAGGCAAAGAGCAGTCCTGCAAGATGCTTCTGGTCTGGGAAAATCTAACGGATGTTTACAACGATGTGCACTCCAAGCCGGCGTCCAAAGTTGAGACAAAAATGCAGCAATGTCCTCAAAAGCATCACTTGCCCCCTTTACCACCTGTCTCTGAGAAACCCAGagatcagaaaaaaatcagacagcTCAGTCATAAAGAAGTGGCTCCACCTGAAATGCTGGGGAGAGTGGGAAAGAGTCGAGTTGTGAAAATCAACACCCAGCAGCCTCTTGAAATGCCGCAGATTCAATCTAAACCATTCCGAGAACTTCTGAAGCATTATGAGCAAGAAATAGTGTCAGAGGGTGAGAGGATTATGAGAGGTGAGATGAGGGGAAGTGAATACCAGTTGAGCATGGCATCCCAGATGACCAATCTAAGAATCTTGCACCAGGCTCTTCTTAATAAGAACATATCTTCAGAGCTATACTGTTTTGCCAAAGACCTCATCAAGTGCAGTCTGAGTGCTAATGAAATGCGGCTTACTTGCCTTATGAGGAAGTTCATTGCCTTCCGTGCCCTGCAGCAAATCAG GAGCAATCTAAACGTCAGAGTTATTTCTGCCCGTGAGTATAATGATGGACCAGAACTGAGAGACCTATATATCTTCCTGACTAAAATAGAGTGGTATAACAACTCAGTGATGCAGCGCTGGAGAGTGAAGCAAATGACCTTTGAGGACAAGCGCCATACCTGTTTAGCCAAAATACTCTATTTGTTTAGAAAG TTTGAGTTGGATTTGGGTGTGAACCTCATCAAACCTTATGTCCCTGCTGAAAAATCCAAAGTGCAGCAGTTTCCAACCCTAAAACCCCAGCTGACTTTGAATGTTAGCCCTTACCATCATTCCCCCCAACCACGTGTCACACCTTACTTGACCAAGCCAGAACTGGGGGCTCTACCCCAGCCACATGTGAG ggAGCTGGGCAAACCAAAGGCTACTGCCACGTGGAGTTTCAACATTACCATGGACAACATGCAGCTGGCCAGGAAGCACCCAGTGATGCTTGATGTACCACCAACAACATTCCCACGCTTGCTCGAGATGGACATAACTCGCAGCAGACAGAGAGCTCTTCGTATAGCACAGGCTAG GGTAATGGCCCCAGTGCTTTCAAGAGGAGACATGTAG